In Rhodothermus marinus DSM 4252, a single genomic region encodes these proteins:
- a CDS encoding MBL fold metallo-hydrolase, with amino-acid sequence MSRSTDTLRVTLLGTGTSTGVPVIGCTCRVCRSSDPRDKRTRCACYIEANGLGILIDTGPDFRQQALREGIRRLDAVLYTHHHFDHVAGIDDLRPFFFENDRAIPCYAPPNTARVLYRMYAYIFADGTYPGVPRLRLHAVEGPFEVTSRYGDGGRVRVEPIEVLHGELPMYGYRIGRFAYLTDASRIPETSYERLRDLDVLVLDALRERPHPTHFSIEEAVRVARRIGARQTYFIHMTHDVLHAEVDARLPEGINLAYDGLQFTCRLTTS; translated from the coding sequence ATGTCGCGCTCGACTGACACCCTGCGGGTGACGCTGCTGGGCACCGGGACGTCCACCGGCGTGCCGGTCATCGGGTGCACCTGTCGCGTCTGCCGCTCCTCCGACCCGCGCGACAAACGCACCCGCTGCGCCTGCTACATTGAGGCCAACGGCCTGGGCATCCTGATCGATACCGGTCCGGACTTCCGCCAGCAGGCGCTGCGCGAGGGCATCCGCCGGCTGGACGCCGTGCTCTACACACACCACCACTTCGACCACGTGGCCGGCATCGACGACCTGCGGCCGTTCTTCTTCGAGAACGATCGCGCCATCCCCTGCTACGCCCCGCCCAACACGGCCCGCGTGCTGTACCGAATGTACGCCTACATTTTCGCCGACGGCACCTATCCCGGCGTGCCCCGGCTGCGCCTGCACGCCGTCGAGGGCCCCTTCGAAGTGACCAGTCGCTACGGCGATGGCGGCCGCGTGCGCGTGGAGCCCATCGAGGTGCTGCACGGCGAGCTTCCCATGTACGGCTACCGCATCGGTCGCTTTGCCTACCTGACCGACGCCAGCCGGATTCCGGAGACCAGCTACGAACGCCTTCGGGACCTGGACGTGCTCGTACTCGACGCCCTGCGCGAGCGGCCCCATCCCACACACTTTTCCATCGAGGAAGCCGTTCGGGTGGCCCGACGCATCGGCGCCCGCCAGACCTACTTCATTCACATGACCCACGACGTGCTACACGCCGAAGTGGACGCCCGCCTGCCCGAAGGCATCAACCTGGCCTACGACGGGCTGCAGTTCACCTGTCGCCTCACCACTTCTTAA
- a CDS encoding Rne/Rng family ribonuclease, which yields MAKEIIINAEKDQTRIAIVEDGTLAEFYIEDPEHERTIGNIYLARVCRVMPSIQAAFVDIGQQQDAFLHFSDIAPSLPLQLKFLADPQPSVRKLAAEIEQHHQSLARRRHPRPHRADKSEASDEDETTEAAASSRRRRLDARLRGRRRSAQRRLQRKTAAETTTTEAEAAPHADVSPETLLKRDQPLLVKIIKEPISSKGSRVSTDISLAGRFLVLVPFANYVAVSKKITSYKERRRLRALARSLLPEGFGVIVRTVAEGQTAKALDTDLRLLLEKWERIEKKLAEHPKPPVLLHEDVNMVSSVIRDLFSEDCTRILVDNPRLHRNIRSYVQAVAPHKVEVVQLYRGKEHIFKATGIAEQVAQAFESRVDLPSGGYLYIEHTEAMHVIDVNSGRAGRGLSQEENSLRVNLEAARVIAQQVRVRDLGGIIVIDFIDLKDEKNKKKVYDELKKEFRKDRAVTKILPMSDFGLVQITRQRLRPSLTTTFDKMAERLAREKILPPAPSQPTPEALLEAMERWLQAYRHAGGRRNVTLRVHPFTAAYLTRRVPTYPTRWLLKHLVRVRLESDPNQPPLSFRFEDPATGEDLTERFTIFQNGQHPEKISA from the coding sequence ATGGCCAAAGAGATTATCATCAACGCCGAGAAGGATCAGACGCGCATTGCCATCGTCGAGGACGGGACCCTGGCCGAGTTCTACATCGAGGATCCCGAGCACGAACGGACCATCGGCAACATTTACCTGGCCCGGGTCTGCCGCGTCATGCCCAGCATTCAGGCCGCCTTTGTGGACATCGGCCAGCAGCAGGACGCCTTCCTGCACTTTTCGGACATTGCGCCGAGCCTGCCCCTGCAGTTGAAGTTTCTGGCCGATCCGCAGCCGAGCGTTCGCAAGCTGGCGGCCGAGATCGAACAGCATCACCAGAGTCTGGCCCGACGCCGACACCCACGGCCGCATCGCGCCGATAAGTCCGAGGCGTCCGACGAAGACGAAACGACGGAAGCGGCCGCGTCCTCGCGGCGACGGCGTCTGGACGCGCGCCTGCGCGGGCGACGGCGCTCGGCGCAGCGCCGGCTGCAACGCAAGACCGCGGCCGAAACGACGACCACCGAGGCCGAGGCGGCACCGCATGCCGACGTTTCGCCCGAGACGCTGCTGAAGCGCGACCAGCCGCTTCTCGTCAAGATCATCAAAGAGCCGATTTCGTCCAAAGGGAGCCGGGTATCGACCGACATCTCGCTGGCCGGGCGCTTTCTGGTGCTGGTGCCGTTTGCCAACTACGTGGCCGTCTCCAAGAAAATCACCTCCTACAAGGAGCGGCGGCGGCTGCGGGCGCTGGCCCGGAGTCTGCTCCCCGAAGGCTTCGGCGTGATCGTGCGCACGGTGGCCGAAGGCCAGACCGCCAAGGCGCTCGACACCGACCTGCGCCTGCTCCTGGAAAAGTGGGAGCGCATCGAAAAGAAACTGGCCGAGCATCCCAAACCGCCCGTCCTGCTCCATGAAGACGTGAACATGGTCTCGTCGGTCATCCGAGATCTGTTCTCGGAGGACTGCACGCGCATTCTCGTGGACAATCCCCGCCTGCATCGCAACATCCGGAGCTACGTGCAGGCGGTGGCCCCGCACAAGGTGGAGGTGGTGCAGCTCTACCGGGGCAAAGAACACATTTTCAAGGCCACAGGGATCGCCGAGCAGGTGGCCCAGGCCTTCGAAAGTCGCGTCGACCTGCCCTCGGGCGGCTACCTCTACATCGAGCACACCGAGGCCATGCACGTCATCGACGTGAACTCGGGACGGGCCGGACGCGGCCTGAGCCAGGAGGAAAACTCGCTGCGCGTGAACCTGGAGGCGGCCCGCGTCATCGCCCAGCAGGTGCGCGTGCGCGATCTGGGCGGCATCATCGTGATCGACTTCATCGATCTGAAGGACGAGAAGAACAAAAAGAAGGTCTACGACGAGCTCAAGAAGGAATTCAGGAAGGACCGGGCCGTGACCAAGATTCTGCCCATGAGCGACTTCGGCCTGGTCCAGATCACGCGCCAGCGGCTGCGGCCCAGCCTGACCACCACGTTTGACAAGATGGCCGAGCGGCTTGCCCGCGAAAAAATTCTGCCGCCGGCTCCGTCTCAGCCCACCCCGGAGGCATTGCTGGAAGCCATGGAGCGCTGGCTGCAGGCTTACCGACACGCGGGCGGACGCCGGAACGTCACGCTGCGGGTGCATCCGTTCACAGCGGCCTATCTGACGCGACGCGTGCCGACCTACCCGACGCGCTGGTTGCTCAAGCACCTGGTGCGCGTCCGGCTGGAATCCGACCCGAACCAGCCGCCGCTGAGCTTCCGCTTCGAGGATCCCGCGACCGGCGAGGACCTGACCGAACGATTCACGATCTTCCAGAACGGACAGCACCCGGAAAAAATATCTGCCTGA
- the sdhC gene encoding succinate dehydrogenase, cytochrome b556 subunit: MAVETVEPEVRHVRRLQRYRIRTGMLAWLLHRLTGIGLVVYLILHVWGLRALTDREAFNELIATYHAPIFKIGEFLLLAAVAYHALNGLRIVLIDFLGWHPHSKKLFWTLAVVCLLIIGVGGYPSLYAVITYLTGS, translated from the coding sequence ATGGCGGTTGAAACCGTTGAACCGGAGGTCCGGCACGTTCGGCGCCTGCAGCGCTACCGCATCCGCACGGGCATGCTGGCCTGGCTGCTGCATCGCCTGACGGGTATCGGACTGGTCGTCTATCTCATTCTGCACGTGTGGGGGTTGCGGGCGCTTACCGATCGGGAAGCGTTCAACGAACTGATTGCCACCTACCACGCACCGATTTTTAAGATCGGTGAGTTTCTGCTGCTGGCAGCCGTGGCCTATCACGCGCTGAACGGCCTGCGGATCGTGCTCATTGATTTTCTGGGCTGGCATCCGCATTCCAAGAAGTTGTTCTGGACGCTGGCCGTCGTCTGTCTGTTGATCATCGGCGTGGGCGGCTATCCGTCGCTCTATGCCGTGATCACGTACCTGACGGGTTCCTGA
- a CDS encoding succinate dehydrogenase, translating into MAIQYGKTSRSYATNWFLHRITGTFLVFLLITHFWVQHYDAQTASVAAQVLSSEQIEAGALPDYPEAAKEAVRARYGPDAEVTPYDVVMLRLADPVYAVLWKGFNILFLIFALHHGFYGLNNILTDYIRNPIGRVLAQTLSWTLALALLIVGLYSIIVAGWGYVPAS; encoded by the coding sequence ATGGCTATCCAGTACGGCAAGACGTCCCGATCCTATGCGACGAACTGGTTTCTGCACCGGATTACCGGGACGTTTCTGGTGTTTCTGCTGATCACGCATTTCTGGGTGCAGCACTACGATGCGCAGACGGCCAGCGTGGCGGCCCAGGTGCTCTCGAGCGAACAGATCGAGGCCGGCGCGCTGCCCGACTATCCGGAGGCGGCCAAAGAGGCGGTGCGGGCCCGCTACGGCCCCGACGCCGAAGTCACGCCCTACGACGTGGTGATGCTCCGGCTCGCCGATCCGGTCTATGCCGTGCTCTGGAAGGGATTCAACATCCTGTTTCTGATTTTCGCGCTGCATCACGGGTTCTACGGGCTCAACAACATCCTGACCGACTACATCCGCAATCCGATCGGGCGCGTGCTGGCCCAGACGCTCTCCTGGACGCTGGCGCTGGCGCTGCTCATTGTGGGGCTGTACTCCATCATCGTAGCCGGCTGGGGGTACGTGCCTGCATCGTGA
- the sdhA gene encoding succinate dehydrogenase flavoprotein subunit → MIFSHDVVIVGAGGSGLMAALYAKEGGADVAVISKLHPLRSHTGAAQGGIGAALGNEEEDHWLWHAFDTVKGSDYLGDQDAIEIMCQDAPRTIIELEHYGVPFSRNKEGKIAQRRFGGHTRNFGEAPVRRTCHAADRTGHAILHTLYDQCVKNQVRFYDEFQALDLIMTPDGVCCGVVAYELLTGEIHIFHAKMVCLATGGYGRVYKTTSNAHASTGDGMAIVLRSGLPLEDMEFVQFHPTGLYRLGILVTEGARGEGGILLNDKGERFMERYAPTVKDLAPRDLVSRAIYREIREGRGINGKDYVYLDLRHVGREVIETKLPEIATFSRTYLGIDPVKEPIPVAPTCHYAMGGIPTSYDGQVERAGRGSIVPGLYAVGECACVSVHGANRLGSNSLVDLVVFGRRAGIHMAETLRKEGRKKEPLPENPDRRVREMLEDILSRTQGEPVAVVRADLQQTMMDNVSVFRTEETLNTALEDLKQIRERAQRVVIRDKSKRFNTELMDAVELGFLVDLAEVITRSALNRTESRGAHSREDYPKRDDENWLKHTLIYREGEGEYRFDYKPVTITRFQPQERKY, encoded by the coding sequence ATGATTTTCTCACACGACGTCGTCATCGTAGGAGCCGGTGGTTCGGGCCTGATGGCGGCGCTTTACGCCAAGGAGGGCGGTGCGGACGTTGCGGTGATCTCGAAATTGCACCCGCTGCGCTCGCATACCGGTGCCGCACAGGGCGGGATCGGCGCGGCGCTGGGCAACGAAGAGGAAGACCACTGGCTCTGGCACGCCTTCGACACGGTCAAGGGGAGTGACTACCTGGGCGACCAGGATGCCATCGAGATCATGTGCCAGGACGCCCCCCGGACCATCATCGAGCTGGAGCACTACGGCGTGCCCTTCAGCCGCAACAAGGAGGGGAAGATCGCGCAGCGGCGCTTCGGCGGCCATACGCGCAACTTCGGCGAGGCGCCGGTGCGGCGTACCTGCCACGCCGCCGACCGGACCGGTCACGCCATCCTGCATACGCTCTACGACCAGTGCGTCAAAAACCAGGTCCGCTTCTACGACGAGTTTCAGGCGCTGGACCTGATCATGACGCCCGACGGGGTCTGCTGCGGGGTGGTGGCCTACGAGCTGCTCACCGGCGAGATTCACATCTTCCATGCGAAGATGGTCTGCCTGGCTACGGGCGGCTACGGGCGCGTCTACAAGACAACCTCGAACGCCCACGCCAGCACGGGCGACGGCATGGCCATCGTGCTCCGCAGCGGCCTGCCGCTCGAAGACATGGAGTTCGTGCAGTTCCATCCCACGGGCCTGTACCGGCTGGGCATTCTGGTGACCGAAGGGGCTCGCGGCGAAGGCGGCATTCTGCTCAACGATAAGGGCGAGCGCTTTATGGAGCGCTACGCGCCCACCGTGAAGGATCTGGCCCCGCGTGACCTGGTTTCGCGGGCCATCTACCGGGAGATCCGCGAGGGCCGTGGCATCAACGGCAAGGACTACGTCTATCTGGATCTGCGGCACGTCGGGCGCGAAGTGATCGAGACGAAGCTCCCCGAGATCGCCACGTTCAGCCGCACCTATCTGGGGATCGATCCGGTGAAAGAGCCGATCCCGGTGGCGCCCACCTGCCACTATGCAATGGGCGGCATCCCCACTAGCTACGACGGGCAGGTGGAGCGGGCCGGTCGTGGTAGCATCGTGCCCGGCCTTTACGCCGTGGGCGAATGCGCCTGCGTGTCGGTGCACGGGGCCAACCGCCTGGGCTCCAACTCGCTCGTCGATCTGGTCGTCTTCGGACGCCGGGCCGGCATCCACATGGCCGAGACGCTGCGCAAGGAAGGGCGCAAAAAAGAACCGCTGCCGGAAAATCCGGACCGACGCGTCCGCGAAATGCTGGAAGACATTCTGAGCCGGACGCAGGGCGAGCCGGTGGCGGTCGTGCGCGCGGACCTGCAGCAGACCATGATGGACAACGTCTCCGTTTTCCGCACCGAGGAGACGCTGAACACGGCGCTGGAGGATCTCAAACAGATCCGGGAGCGGGCCCAGCGCGTGGTGATCCGGGACAAGAGCAAGCGCTTCAACACGGAGCTGATGGACGCCGTCGAGCTGGGCTTTCTGGTCGATCTGGCCGAAGTGATCACGCGCTCGGCCCTGAACCGAACCGAAAGCCGCGGCGCCCACTCGCGTGAGGACTACCCGAAGCGCGACGACGAGAACTGGCTCAAGCACACGCTCATTTACCGCGAAGGAGAAGGTGAGTACCGGTTCGATTACAAACCGGTGACGATCACCCGATTCCAGCCGCAGGAACGAAAGTACTGA
- a CDS encoding succinate dehydrogenase iron-sulfur subunit codes for MKVKVKIKRFNPETDAEPHWETYEVDADPMDSALSLLLHIKWHIDGSLTFRKSCGHGVCGSDAMKINGENRLACSVLVRDLVKGEGDTITFEPLPTAPVVKDLVIDQSRFFEKYRAVKPWLITRTPPPERERLQSPEEFALIDDATKCIMCGACTHACPSTWADPDYLGPAALLKAYRYTFDSRDEGAEERLPVVDSREGLWKCYTIFNCNEACPKEIDISRWLSALKRRAVMEVAAR; via the coding sequence ATGAAAGTCAAGGTCAAGATCAAGCGGTTCAATCCGGAGACCGACGCCGAGCCGCACTGGGAGACCTACGAGGTCGATGCGGATCCGATGGACAGCGCGCTGTCGCTGCTGCTGCACATCAAGTGGCATATTGACGGCTCGCTGACCTTCCGCAAAAGCTGTGGTCACGGCGTCTGCGGCTCGGACGCCATGAAGATCAACGGCGAAAACCGGCTGGCCTGCTCGGTGCTGGTCAGGGATCTGGTGAAGGGCGAGGGCGACACGATCACGTTCGAGCCGCTGCCCACGGCGCCGGTGGTCAAGGACCTGGTTATCGATCAGAGCCGCTTCTTCGAGAAGTATCGGGCCGTCAAGCCCTGGCTGATCACGCGTACGCCACCACCCGAACGGGAGCGGCTGCAGAGTCCGGAAGAATTTGCGCTGATTGATGATGCCACCAAGTGCATCATGTGCGGGGCCTGCACGCATGCCTGCCCCAGCACGTGGGCCGATCCGGATTATCTGGGGCCGGCCGCCCTGCTCAAAGCCTATCGCTACACGTTCGACTCGCGCGATGAAGGAGCCGAAGAGCGGCTGCCGGTGGTCGATTCGCGCGAGGGGCTCTGGAAATGCTACACAATTTTCAACTGCAACGAGGCCTGCCCCAAGGAGATCGACATTTCTCGCTGGCTCTCGGCGCTGAAGCGGCGGGCCGTGATGGAGGTGGCGGCGCGGTAA